The genomic stretch AAAACTAGGGTCCTCTTTTGGTGGTGGTTTGGGCCGTTTAGGAGAAGTATGTGGAGCAGTTAGTGGTATGTTAATGGTGGCAGGATTATTAGCTGGTTATACAGAACCAAAAGATAAAGAAGCTCATTATCAATTGGTACTTACTTTGGTCAATAATTTTATGACCGAACATGATACATTACTTTGCCGTGATTTGTTGGCTAAGGGAATGGCTGGGAAAAAATCTCTTTGTACACAAGCCATTACTACTGCAGTTGAGCTTGTGGAAGAATTACTACTTGAAAAAGGTTAGGATAATGGTAATTGAAACTTGTAATTTAACTAAAAGGTATGGAGATTTCACTGCAGTTTCCCAAGTAAATTTAACGGTAAAAAAAGGTGAAATCTTTGGTTTTTTAGGTGTTAACGGGGCAGGTAAGACAACAACCATAAGGATGTT from Clostridia bacterium encodes the following:
- a CDS encoding C_GCAxxG_C_C family protein encodes the protein MARKEEAVKLFKQGYNCAQAVLLVFRDVTGLDKETSLKLGSSFGGGLGRLGEVCGAVSGMLMVAGLLAGYTEPKDKEAHYQLVLTLVNNFMTEHDTLLCRDLLAKGMAGKKSLCTQAITTAVELVEELLLEKG